ttagagaAATTACTTGTGTCTTTACATTTAATACCTTTAAATTTGAATATTAGAGATAAATAAATTTCTTGTTAGAAGAAATAAACATAGTTAGTTGAGTTGAattcctaataataataaaattttgattattaGATTGGGATAATAATTGTGATGTTATTAATTGGTACAGGGTGATGATAAGAAGAACATGCTAACAGTGCAAAGCATGAGAAACACTCTGATGGAAGCCATATTCATAGCTTCCATAACCATTCTAATAAACATGGCTTTGGCAGCTCTAAGCAACAATGCCTATAGTGCAAGGCACTCAGTCTTCACCAGCAAATTCTTTGGTTCAAAATCAGACAATATCATAACACTAAAATATGGCTCAGCATCACTATGCCTTGTTCTTAGCTTCTTATTCAGCTCAATGGCCATAGGGTTCTTAATTGATGCAAATTTTCTTATGAACACTCATGGAGAATTTTTGTCTTGGAATTACACACAAACAATTCTAGAAAGAGGGTTCACATTCGCTCTAATTGGGAGTAGATTTTTTTGTGTTAGTGTTCCTTTGATGCTGTGGATGCTTGGTCCTGTCACAGTGTTCTTAGCTTCATTGGGATtggtttgtttgttgcatgagttTGATTTTGTTAGTAAAGTCTCCAACTTAGCCATAAACAATGTATCAATATAATAATGTAACATAAGATACAAAGTATGAAGTAATTAATGGTGTGCAAGTGTGCATATAATTAGAGTTATATTTCAAGATTATTCGATGACAATtaagattaaaaataattatatttagcgctctaatttttttttaaaaattattttcattagaaacattttttttcTACGATTGGAGTATTCATCAGGTATATATGTAGACATCTTATTTTTTAGACATTTTTTACTTGCATAACTTAATAATTGACGTGTTCAAAATGGAAAAATGAGTAGCATGCGAGGATTGACCTTAAACTAGCTAGTATAACAAACGCAATCTTATAGGTACCatcccccacctcctcacgagaaaTTTGGAAGGCTTCATCCCTATAGGTGAAGACGTCGAACCTTTCACTAGAAGGCTTTTGAACCTCACGTTTAGGCCCAATCCATCTATTTCAGATAACCCTTGAAACATTAATGCCGTTGCCAGAGATCTGGAAATCAAGACCATGCGATGGCAGACGACATCCCAAAAGATAGACACACAGCTTTCGATTCAGAAGCCCGAGAGGAAGAACAACACAATGACGAACAAGCGTTAGCCATACCTCACCAAGCCGATAGGGGGTGAGGTACGACCAAATCTACCCACACATCAAACCCAAAAGGACACAGGAACAACTCGAAAATACACTGATCTGAAACATCCGAGTCAAGAGATTCCACAGAGATCACGGGACTTGTCCACGGGCATTGAGGTTGGCTGGAACAACTCAAGCAGGAGCTAGAGCGATAGTAAAAATATGAAAGAGTCTTGAGAAGGAAAGTTCGACGACAAAGGGAACTAGAAGTAAAGCTCTTGAAACTAGAGTCCAACTTTAAGGGTAGGAGAACCCGAATTGACCGAGAAGAAACACCTCTGACAAGCGAAGATCCATTCATAGAAGAAATCATACGAGCTAAAGTTCCTAAAAACTTTAAGAGCCGGACATGGATCTTTATGATAGAACCACCGATCCAAGGCATCATTTGAGAAATTTTAAAAACCGCATCTACTTGGCAGACGCATCAGATGCAACCcattgcaaagccttcccgactacgtTAACTAAGCGGCCATGAAATGGTTTGATAGTTTATCACCTAGATCGGTCAGGTGCTTCGACGATTTGGCAAGAAGATTCCTTACCCAATTTTTTATCCAAAAGGATAAGGTCAAGCATGCACCAAGTCTCTTAGGAGTGAAACAAGAAGTCAGAAAATCTCTACAGGTTTATATGAAaaaattcaacaaagcatgtttggagatttaGAACCTACCTACCGAAGTAGTCATCATGGGATTAGTCAACGGCCTTAGTGAAGGACCGTTTTTCCAATCCATATCAAGGAGGCACCCGACCTCTTTATACAAGGTACAAGAGCGAGCCGAAAAGTGCATTCTGCTGAGTTGAGAGACCCTTCTCTGAGATAACACAATCAATATCCAACTCGAGACAAAGAgaagaaatcaaataaaaaagaaggatACAACTTATACAAAACTCGAAGATATCACAACTACACCTCGTTACGAGTGTCCCTTGATGATGTCTATGGGGATATTTGCCACACAGAGAAGATTACACCCCCACgctgaacaaaaataaaaaaggaggaAGTCGGttcgaatactgtgaataccacaaaaTCTACAGAGATTCCACCAATGATTGCTATAACTTAAAAATGTGATTGATAAAATGGCTAGGGAAGATCAATTAGGTAGGTATCTAGCAAACAGAACGGAGGATCAtggtaaaaggaaaagagatgaagaagacgGGGCTCACCAGGACGAACTACCACGAATTTCTGAGAGGCACATCCATATGATTgctggaggattcgcaggagaaGGAATAACAAAATCCTTCCGTAAGAGACACTTAAAAGAAGTCTACCAGGTCGGTGAGGATGCTGAGACGTCCAACCTCCCTATCATCACCTTCACAAAAGAAGACGCCCAAGGGGTATTACCTGGACATGATGACCCTGTTGTGATCAGAATGATACATACCAATACAAATCTCTATAGAACTCTGGTAGATCAAGGGGCCTCGGCAGACATCCTGTTCAACTTAG
The sequence above is drawn from the Arachis hypogaea cultivar Tifrunner chromosome 4, arahy.Tifrunner.gnm2.J5K5, whole genome shotgun sequence genome and encodes:
- the LOC112797209 gene encoding uncharacterized protein, with translation MMRIGVYLDTILVPLSLFITIGYHAYLCHSIKNKPSRTTFGLNKLRRTSWGLNLNQGDDKKNMLTVQSMRNTLMEAIFIASITILINMALAALSNNAYSARHSVFTSKFFGSKSDNIITLKYGSASLCLVLSFLFSSMAIGFLIDANFLMNTHGEFLSWNYTQTILERGFTFALIGSRFFCVSVPLMLWMLGPVTVFLASLGLVCLLHEFDFVSKVSNLAINNVSI